The Vibrio aerogenes nucleotide sequence TATATACAGAATGCTCAACTATAACTATGTTTGTCTCATTAGTGAAGCATATACCGTATTTATTGATTCATAACAGCAACCAGGAAGATCTGTTTCGTTATGATTGATTCTATTTCATCAACGTTAACGGATAAAGCTAGTGCTTAACAAGATTCATACATACATTGTGCAAAATGCAGCATCATTTTTGCGATCTCCGATTCATTTAATCCCTAATTTCTTGCAACGTCAGTTACTTTTAGATGGATTGAACATGGTTTTTAAAGAAGCACTGGAAGACGGCGATTTTGAATTTCTGGAAAATAAGTGGCTGAAAGTTGAAGTGAAAGATCTGGATGTTTTCTGGATGATTAGTTTTGATGGCACTCGTTTTGTTGTCTCTGATCAGCCCATCTCTGAGGGAATTGCTGCTGACGCAAACTTCCGGGGAAATCTGAATGACTTTATTTTAATTGCCGGGCGTAAAGAAGACCCGGATACCCTATTTTTTCAGAGAAGACTGGTGATTGAAGGTGATACTGAGTTTGGGCTGGAAGTGAAAAACGTCATTGATGGTGTTGATTTGGATACCCTTCCGGCAATTTTAAAAACTTTATTGGGGCAATTATCTGATTTCGTGTATAAAGGGGTCCGATCAGGTCAACAGCACAGTGAAGGAATTGATCATGTTAATACGTACAGAGGCTCCGGCGGACATCTTACCAATTGATCGTTTGCTGCGTTCATTGCCCGGGAAAGCGCAGGATGCAGATATCGTATCTGCTGCAAGAGAGCAGGGGTTGATTACACTCTCTCTTGTTGCCTGTCAGGATGATGGTGAAATTATAGGTTATGCACTGTTTACCCCGCTTCAGGAGAACGGGCATTATCAGAACTGGCAATATCTGGCTTTACTGGTTGTTCATCCGGAATTTGTTCAGGCTGAAAAAATCCTGATAGAGGATGGTCTGAATATGTTATTAGAGCTGGGTTATCCTGCCTGTACCGCATATGGTGATTCTGAGCTCTACCGTACTTTTGGTTTTGTTCCCGCCTCTCATTTTGATTTAAATACATCCGGTTCGATTGAGCCAGATAATCTGCTGATTTTTGAACTGGCAGAGGGAGTGGCTCAACAGAGTGATGAACTGATCGAGATGCAGAACCCGGTGACATTGCGTCATATTCTGAACTGAGCACTTCTTCTTGTCTGTGAATTTTGTTAGGATTTGCCCTGAATAATGTCAGGAATATCAATATGAGCTTTCGTCAGCAGGATTACCTTCAGGAAATGGGGATCCAGCGGTGGATATTACACCGGCCACAACTTGTTCATGGTGTGTCATCACAGACAGTCGATCTGGAAGATTCATGTCAGTTGCTGATAGTCAGCCCTGTATTACCTGAAGGAAAGTTTGCCACTTTATTTGAGAAAGTATTGAAAAGTTTCTCTGTTGCGGCAGATGAATCTATGTATATCCATCCCGAAAATTTACATCGTCTTGGTAAACATGCTCTGAAATGGGTATGGTTTGCCGGGTGTCAGCCTGTTGAAGGCATCGCGCCCAGACAGTTAGTTTCCCCGTTACTCAGCCTGATTGAAGGGAACCCGCTTCACCGGAGAGAGTTATGGCGTCAGATCTGTGCTTATCAGGAATCCGATGTATGAAGACTCAGATTGTTCCGGTTGAGTCCCGGCACCTTGCTCGTATCATCGCCATTGAATCCCGTGCTCATCAATTTCCCTGGAAAGATGCCATGCTGCAAAACCTTGAAGGCCGCGGAGCCTTTAATTTTGCGCTGTTGGTCAATGATGAGGTGATTGGTTATTTTTATGCGCAGAATATTGTTGGGGAAGTCACATTACTCAATATTGCAGTCGATCCTGATTATCAGGGAAAAAGATACGGCGAGCGTTTGATGCGCTATTTTCTTGACTATTGTGAAGTGCAGAAGGCCGAGAGTGTCTGGCTTGAAGTCCGGGAAAGCAATTTATCTGCTTATGCGCTCTATCTTAAATTTGATTTCCATGAGGTCGATCGACGGGTTGGCTATTATCCGGCCCGTCAGGGCCGGGAAGATGCGCTGATCATGAGTTATTTTTTCTGAAGCACACTCAGTTATCTGAGTGTTCTGATTCTTCCGGAGCACTTCCGGTATTTTTCTTTTTGGTCAATCTTTCTTTTTGAGCAATCAGGGACACGTTTTTTCATCCCCGTCAGGATATAAGTTGTATACCCCATCAACTCTCGCTGAACATGCGTCATGCGATCACCTGGGGATATTAAATATTGTTTCTGAGATGAAAAGGTCTGATGTGAAAAGATCCGGCAGGAAAAAACAAAAACGTTTGCCAATCATTGTTGCCACTCTGTTTTTTATGGTCATTGTTGGCTTGATTATGATTTTGGCAGCTCAAAGTCATGCGCCCCTTCAGCCAGTGAAACCTGGGTATCAGCCGGTGACTGTGTTTGAAGCAACAGCCCGCAGTTATCGTCCCGTGCTGACTTTGTTTGGTACAACTTTTCCCCGCTGGCAGTCTGAGGTGAAAGCTCAGACGACCGGTCAGGTGACATGGCTGGATGTTGATGCTGAACCCGGCGTACTGGTACCTGAATCACAGACTCTCGTCCGGCTTGAGACGACAGCACTGCAAGCTGGTGTTGCCAGTGCCCATAGTGCGGTGAAACAGGCCGAACTGGCTCTGGAGCGTGAGCAACATGAACAGACCGTGGCTGTAAAAATGCTTTCATCAGACAAAGCGCCTGCATATGCCCGGCGGATCCCCCAGCTGGCAGCTGCAAAAGCCGGTTTGTTGCAGGCAGAAAAATTGTACACCAATGCCAGAAAGCAGTTGAATGATGCTGTGATCAAAGCGCCGTTCGATGCCATTATTTTGTCCCGGCAGGTGAATCCGTCTCAGTATGTTGAGCGTGGACAAACTGTGTTTGAAATTGCCGCCAGTCATGTGCTGGATATCAAAGTACCTGTGCCGGAGCGAGACTGGCGGCGGCTGCAACAAGTTTTACCACTGGCGAAAATTGAAATCGCCAGTCAGCATCATCGCTGGCCGGCAAGTTTCCGCTATCTTTCTCCGCAACTGGATCGTGTAACCCGGCAACGGCAACTGATTCTGACTGTATCAAAGCCTTTTGATAAAAGCCCGCAACTTCTGTTGCATCAACAGGTGCGGGTTTATGTTCAACTGGCTGTTTCTCCGGTTGCGATGAGAATTCCGGCGACTGCACTGACCCGTGATGGTCAGGTATGGACAGTCAATACGGATAACCGCCTGGTCCGGGAAGATGTCACATTGCTGGAGGAACAAAAACGCTGGGTTTGGGTTGTCTTTTCCGGTGAGCCACAACGTATCAGGCATGTTGTCGTCTATCCCCTGATTTCTATGTTGCCCGGACAAGAAGTCATGCCTGAAACTTCTCAGGTGGAGGATGTCCAATGAAAACATTGACCCGGTGGTTCATTGATAATCCGGTGGCAGCCAACCTGATCATGGTCGCAGTGATTGCTGCTGGAATATTGTCATTCTATCAGCTCAGGGTGGAATCTTTTCCCCAGATAGCGCCTTCAGGACTCACTATTGAAGTGGTTTATCCCGGCGGAACGGCCAGACAAATCGATCAGGTAGTGACGCAGCGGATTGAAGAAGCCATCAGTGATATCGCGGGTATTAAACGGATTGTCAGTCAGTCGAAGGAAGGGATTTCGCTTGTCAGGGTCAGAAAAACAACCACGACTGATTTAAATCAGCTGATTGAAGAGGTTCGGAACCGGGTGAATGCAATGACAAACCTGCCGTTGATGGCTGAACGTCCGTTGGTCAGCCGGGATGAATTTACCAATCTTGCTGCATTTGTGGTGGTTTCCGGCCCTGAGTCTGATACAGCATTACAACCTGTTGCCCGAAGTATTGAGCAGGCGTTAAAAAAGAATCCCAAAATATCTGAGGTTGAAAACTGGGGCAGACGCCAGCCTCTGCTGGTCATTGAGCCAGATACAGAAAAGCTGCGGGAAACCGGCCTGAGTCCGGGTGAGCTTGCCGGGAAAATACAACGGATGTCACTGGAGTCCCGAAGTGGCTTTTTAAAAAGCAACCGGGGCAAAATGATCCTGAAGGGAGATGGGTATGCCGATGACTTGATCAAACTGAAGCACCTGGTGATTTCGTCTTCTCCTGAAGGACAGCTTACATTGAGTGATGTGGCTTCGGTTAAGCGTGATTATGCGGTGACGGATTCCATTGTCAGAAATAATGGGCAGAATGCGATTGCTTTGCTGGTGAGTACCAGCCAGCGGGATAATCTGCTGGAGGTCAGTCAGGCAATTCATCATACCTTAGCGCTCGAACAGCGGCGGCTGCCTGATCAGGTTCAGGTATCAGTGATGGCAGATATGGCGCCCTATATCCAGGATCAGTTGCATCGGTTAGGGAGTAATGCATTTCAGGGATTACTGATTGTGCTGGTGTTACTTGGACTATTTTTAAATCTGAGAATGGCTTTTTGGGTCGGGGCCGGGATTCCATTTGCGTTATGTGGCACGCTCGCGGCGATGAACTGGCTGGATAACAGTATAAACGATATCACTCTGTTTGGTTTCATTCTTGTACTCGGTATTCTTGTGGATGATGCGGTGGTTGTTGGTGAAGGTATTTATTCTGCCCGGCGGCGTTATTCCAATCCGGCAAAGGCTGCATTACATGGTGTTCATTCTGTTTCTGTTGCCACGATTTTTGGTGTTTTGACGACTATCGCTGCATTTTCTCCGATGTTGTGGATCAAAAATGATCTGGCCCGGCTACTGGCTGGTTTTTCCTCCGTGGTTATTTTTGCACTGTTATTCTCACTCATCGAAAGTAAGTTTATTTTACCTTCCCATCTGGGCAATGAGCGGCATCGGTTGCCGGAGATGAAATGGCTGGTCAGGATACAAAACTATTGTCAGCAAGGTTTGGTGGTTTTTAATCAGAAGATTTACCGCCCGTGTCTGATCAAAGCACTCAAGTATCCGGTGACGACGCTGCTCGGATTATTTGCTCTGGTGGTTCTGGCTTATGGATTGTGGGCAACGAATGTTATTCGCAGTGGCGTATTTCCTGAAATTCCTGGTCGGTATATCTCTGCTAAAGTGGCTTTGCAGGAAGGTGCATCTTTGCCATTACAAAAAAAAGTGATGTCATATCTTGAGCAGACAGCACTGACCCTGAATCAGACGTTGCAGACACAATACTCGCTTGAAGCGAAGCCAATCACCAACCTGCTCGCATGGTCGGATGGAGAGGGATATGTTGAGGTAACAGCTGAACTGACACAAGAAGCTTTGACGACGCTGCCCGCTAACCGTATTTTGGATCAATGGCGGCGCGAATCCGGCCGGATTGAGGGGGCTTATTCAGTGCGTTTCTCTGCTGCTGATGAGCCCGCAGGCGGAACGTCTGTTGCCGTCATATCACAAGATCGGGAACTGGCCATACAGGCAGTACAGGCATTGAAACCTGTATTAGCCGGTTTGCCGGGCGTCTCTGATATCTATGATGATGGCAATGGCGGGCAATTTCAGGCGCGTCTGAAACTGAATGAATCCGGTTATCTGGCAGGGATGACTCAAGCTGATCTGGCTCGTCTGGCCGGGGAGGATTTTGGTCAGAAGGAACTCTACCGCTTATTGGATCATGGTCAGGAAATTAAGGTGGTGATGCATTATCCAGAGCGCCTGAAACAGACCACCAAACAGCTGCTGAGTTCAGCGGTGATTTTACCTGATGGTCAGTCTGTTGCCCTCGGAGATATTGCCACGTTGTCTTTTGAGCGGACGCCGGAAACAATCTACCGGCGTCATCGTGAGCAGGTGGTGAATTTACACTGGAAACAGAACCGGGATATTCAGTCGCCGGAACAAACAATTCAGCAGTTGTCTGTGGTGATCAGGCACACAGAGGAACGTTATCCGGGGGTGACGATTCAGGCTTCTGGTGAGTTTGAAGAAATCGGCGAGGTACAGTCGGGTTTTCGTTCTGCATTGATGATTACAGTGCTGCTTATTTACATACTGCTGGCTGTTCCCCTGAAATCCTACTGGCAGCCGTTACTGATCATGTCTGTGATTCCGTTTGGTTTTGCCGGGGCAATCTTCGGACATTTCCTGATGGATATACAAATCAGTGTGTTATCGATGTTTGGTATGTTGGCTATGGCGGGGATTGTCATCAATGATTCTCTTGTACTGATGACCCGGTTTAATCAGTATTATCGTGCGGGCATGCCGTTGGCCCGCTCGTTGATTGTGACGGGAACCAGCCGTTTCCGGGCGGTATTTCTGACCACAGTTACAACGGTTTGTGGTTTGCTGCCGTTATTCAATGAACAGGCAGAACAGGCTCAGTATCTTAAACCCGCAGCTGTTTCTTTAGTCTTTGGGGAATTGTTTGCTACAGGCGTAACATTGATACTGATTCCTGTGCTTTTAGGCATATTTACCCCCAGGATAAAGTGATTTGCCTGAGCCCGGATTGTCTTTTTAAAAAGGTTGTCCGGGTTAAAGGTGGTGTGTCATTGATTTTATTCAGTCTGGCTTGCATAGTTAACGGATAATCTGAGATCATTTTTCGCTGGTGGGTATGTCTGAGTTCTCTGGTCATCCTTATATTCTGGTCCCTGAATTTGCTTTATTGTCGTCTTTACCGGCGCATCAGGTAAAGCGTTTTGAGACAGCTCTTGCCCTGATGCACAGCGAGTCTGGTCAGCAGCTTTGCTGGGAGCAAATTGCTGAACAGAGCGCGATTTCCCCTTATCATTTTCATCGTCAGTTTACTCAGGTGTTTCACGAAACTCCCGGTCAGTATCTGAGCCGGGTGCGATTGCAGCGTGCGGTGTCTTTGTTATTAAGTTCTCCCGGACAAAAAATTACTGAAGTTGCTTTTGCCACCGGATATTCATCATCTCAGGCTTTGGCGAAAGTCATCAAAAGAGAGTTGGGTTTAACCGCCAGAGCTGTGCGACAACTGGCAAAGACCGGGACACCGGATGAAACGGCAGCGTTATTATCAAGGTTATCTCATCCTGCCGGGTCGGATTCCTCCGAATATCAGATGGCGTACGACTTACCTTGTGAGCGGATCTGGTATCCGGCCAGACATATCAGGAAACAGCACAGACCCGACTTTGACTGGGATGAGATTATACAAAACTGGCAGCCATCCTGTCGGAAACTGTGTTGTGTTACACCCATCGCTGATTTGGAGCGTCCATGGCAGGAAATGCGCTATACCGCCGGAGTGATTCAGGAATCCGGGATTTCTTCTGATATCACTTTGCCTGAAGGCGATTATTTTTGTGCTTTGGTTTGCCTGACTTCAGATGTTGCTTATATTGCCGCGATTGAAAGCTTGTTTGAGCAGGCTGCCTCATATGGATACAAAATCGATGAGGGTGGCTGCTTGATTGAACAGGTTATTGAAGTCGAACCCGGAGAACTGGGTCGCGTGACCTTCATGTTTCAGTGTTTGTTGAAATAGTACATGCTCAGATATTCAGCAGGATGAATCGTCAGATGATTCGGTTTTTTACTTTTGGCAGGAGAAACGACAGACACAGAATCACCGGGCACAATCGATTGTTTCTTGAGTCAAGATCAGCGAGAATAGCGGCCAGTTAAGATGACGGTAACGGATTTGTCAGGCAAAAATCGAGCAGAAGCTTGAAGCTGAGTGTGAATGCATACATACATTCAGCGTAATCCGTCTACCAAAACAATCCGTTCAGCAAAGATAAGATGTTTCAATGGCAGACCAAAATTTCCTCAATGAAGTGAATAAGCGACGTACGTTCGCGATTATTTCCCACCCGGATGCGGGTAAAACAACCATTACTGAAAAAGTGCTTTTATTTGGACAGGCGATTCAGCAGGCCGGTACAGTCAAGGGTCGTGGCTCAAATCAGCATGCTAAATCTGACTGGATGGATATGGAAAAAGAGCGGGGGATTTCAATTACGACGTCCGTGATGCAGTTTCCGTATCATGAATGCCTGGTAAATTTACTGGACACGCCGGGACACGAAGACTTTTCTGAGGATACTTACCGGACATTAACTGCTGTGGACTCTTGTCTGATGGTGATAGATGCCGCCAAAGGGGTAGAAGACCGGACCCGTAAATTAATGGAAGTCACCCGTCTGCGTGATACGCCTATTTTGACGTTCATGAACAAACTTGACCGGGATATCAGAGATCCGATGGAATTACTGGATGAAGTCGAAAGTGAACTGAATATTCTTTGTGCGCCGGTGACCTGGCCGATCGGATGTGGTAAAGAGTTTAAAGGGGTTTATCATCTTCATCGCGATGAAACCATTCTCTACAGCACCGGGCAGGGACATATGATTCAGGATGTCCGGATCATTAAGGGACTTGACAATTCAGAGCTGGATGAAGCTGTAGGTGAATCTCTGGCACTGCAGTTGAGAGAGGAGCTGGAGCTGGTCGTTGGTGCATCCAATGAGTTTGATGAAGAGTTATTTCTGCAAGGCGAACTGACGCCGGTATTCTTCGGCACGGCTTTGGGTAACTTTGGTGTCGATCATATGCTGGATGGTTTAACCGAGTGGGCGCCGTCACCGATGCCACGTCAGGCAAACGAGCGAAACGTTGAAGCGCAGGAAGAGAAATTCTCTGGTTTCGTTTTTAAGATTCAGGCGAATATGGATCCGAAACACCGTGACCGGATTGCCTTTATGCGGGTTGTATCCGGTACTTACAGCCAGGGAATGAAGATGAATCATGTCCGCATTGGCAAACAGGTCAGTATCTCTGATGCCGTGACTTTTATGGCGGGAGATCGTGCCCGTGCCGAGCATGCATATGCCGGGGATATTATCGGGCTGCATAATCACGGTACGATCCAGATTGGCGATACATTTACTCAGGGCGAAACGTTAAAGTTTGCGGGCATTCCGAACTTCGCACCGGAGTTGTTCCGCCGGATACGTCTGAAGGATCCGCTGAAACAAAAGCAATTGCTGAAAGGATTAGTTCAGCTTTCTGAAGAAGGTGCTGTGCAGGTATTCCGTCCACTGCAAAATAACGATCTGATTGTTGGCGCGGTGGGTGTGCTTCAGTTTGATGTTGTCGTGGCCCGGCTGAAATCTGAATATAACGTTGAAGCGATCTATGAAAGTGTCAATGTTGCGACTGCAAGATGGGTTGAATGTGATGATGTGAAGATGTTTGATGAGTTCCAGCGTAAGAATCAGTCACATCTGGCCCTCGATGGCGGGGATAATCTGACCTATATTGCGCCAACCATGGTGAATCTGAATCTGGCTCAGGAACGTTTTCCGGATGTTGATTTCCGGGCAACCAGAGAGCATTAAGTAAAACGGGATTGACCTGTTTCAGTCTGATGAAAAAATCCCACGCAGTGTCGTGGGATTTTTTATGATGACTATTTTTTTCTTTTGGTGCTTTTTTTCCCCGTTTTCTTCGCGGGACTGGCTTTTGTCTTCTTTTTCTTTTTAAACACCGGTTTTTTATGCTGAGGACGTAGTCCGTCGACAAAACGCTCTTTAATCTCTTCTTTTTGATAACGGCAGATCCGGTCCATCATCGGCTGATCGTGAGCTTCAACCAGCGAAATTGCGGTCCCTTTCTTTCCGGCCCGTGCAGTTCTGCCAATTCGGTGAACAAAAACATCAGCCGATCTGGGTAAATCATAATTAATCACATGGCTGATATCCGGGATATCAATACCTCTGGCTGCAACATCTGTTGCCAGCAGGACATTGACACTTCCGTCTCTGAAACGTGTAATGGCATTGTTACGTCTGTCCTGAGGCATTTCACCCTGCAGCCATGCACACTCGATGGATGCTTTTTCCAGCATACCTCTCAGCTCAGCCAGGCGTTCGCGGGTTTTGATAAAGACAATCGCTTTTTGCGATTGTTCAGCAAGGATATGTTTGAGCAGCTCCACTTTATGTGGCAGATCATCCGCTCTGTAATACCATTGAGTAATCTTTTTTCTTTCCCGGCGGGAAGGGTCGCTTTGCACAATCTGTGGATCTTTTAACAACCGGGCTGAAAAGTTTTCTACGCCGTGGCCTTCCAATGTGGCTGAAAAGAGAAGAGATTGCTTTCTCCAGCGACATTCTGCTGAAAGGCGTTCAACAACCGGACCGAATCCCATATCCAGCATTCGGTCAGCCTCATCAAGTATCAGCCATTCAATAGCCCGGCAGTCAAATGTTTCTGACTCGATGTATTCCATCAGTCGCCCGGGAGTAGCAACCACAATATCCTGCGTTGCAGCCAGTAAGTCAGCATGTTCCTGATACTGAACGCCACCTGTGATGCTGAATATTTGTAACCGGGTATATTTTGCCAGTGATTTCACCTGTTCCGTGACCTGCATTGCCAGTTCACGTGTTGGGGTGAGAATCAGAATACGTGCCGGTCCTGGCTTCTTACGGGGAAAATCCAGTAAATACTGAATGGCAGGCAGTGCAAAAGCAGCTGTTTTACCGGTGCCGGTTGGTGCTGATGCCAGTACATCGTTACCATCTAAGGCAACTGGTATTGCAGAAGCCTGTATTTGCGTCGGTTTGGAAAAACCCATTTCTTCAAGAGACTGAAGAAGTACCGGGTCCAGATCTAAATCTGCAAAATCTCTGATCACTGCTATGTCTCCACTGATCGCCATTGGGGCAAAATAAGGGGCGGTATTATACCCAAATTCTGTCAGGATGCGAGTTTGAAAGTTTTTGCCTACTCACTATATATCCGGGGGCATCTGGATATATCAGGTGATTTATTATATCTGAATCTCTTTCATCCCAATATAAACAAACAGGCTCTGGAGATGATAACCTCTTATCCGGGAGTTTCTCTGAGGATTGATGACAGAGTAATACAATCACAGGTAGTCTGAAACGCTACATTTTCAGATAAAAGTCTTTGGTCAGAAGAACAAAATCATCACTGTAGTGCTGATTATCGCGGATGATCAGTGTTGTTTTTTCACATGAGCTGACAGGTGCCGGACTGAATTCCATTAAAAGGCGGTGACAGGGTTTATGAATCGTGGGTTGAACGGCACAATACCGGGACAGAGACCACCCGCAATTCAGCGCAGTTTGAATGAATAATTCCCCTTCATTTACCGGCAGAATAAAACTGGCCTTTCCGGATGAAGTCAGCAGAGTATGGCAGACCTGCAGTAATTGCTGATGAGATAAGTCTATCGTGTGGCGGGCTGTTGCTCTTGAGGAAACCGAAGCCGTTTGCCCGCTGTTAAAGTAAGGTGGATTGCAGATGATGGCATCAAATTTGTGGCTTGTCTGGCAGGTCAGTACATCCTGATGTTTGATCTGAATCCTTGCTTGCCAGGGTGACTGCTGAAAGTTCATCGTGGCAGATTGTATTGCCTCGCTGTCAATATCGATCGCGGTTATTTCTGCCTCAGAAAATCGCTGAGCACACATCAATGCCAGTATGCCCGTCCCTGTTCCTATATCCAGAATTTGTGGCGGAATCGCGGGGTTCAGAGATGAAGGCTTCCGGCTCCATGCGCCAAGAATGACACTATCTGTACTGACCGGCATTCCGCAATTTCCTGTGGTGAGTGAAAATTGTTTGAAAGAGAAAGTCTTCAGTTTGTTTTGTTTATTCATAACAACCATGCCCTGTTCAACCGGGGCAGATTGAACCATATGATCTCGTCAGAGTAAAAGAAAAACAGGTAAAAAAAACGTGTATAAAGTGATAGTTGTGTTTGTTTATTTTTGATCTTATGTTGGTTTTTTGTTCTAGTAAAAATGATTTTACATAATCTTTTTGACTATTTTTGCTTGGTTTATTGATTATTTTATGCTGTTTCTTCATGATCGTCCTCTTCACCGGGAGATTATCTTCCGGGAACAAACACAACATGCAAAATAATGATTAAGGGCGTTCTGTGAAACAGACATTAAAACTATCCGATATTATTGCGGTCGGCTTCATGCTGTTCGCTTTCTTTCTGGGTGCCGGGAATATTATTTTTCCACCTTTGGCCGGACAACTTGCCGGAGAGCATGTTCTTCCGGCGATGGGCGGTTTTCTCCTGACTGCTGTCGGGCTTCCTCTGGTTTCAATTATCGCGGTTGCTTTGGCGGGTGGAACATGGGAA carries:
- the ubiT gene encoding ubiquinone anaerobic biosynthesis accessory factor UbiT is translated as MLNKIHTYIVQNAASFLRSPIHLIPNFLQRQLLLDGLNMVFKEALEDGDFEFLENKWLKVEVKDLDVFWMISFDGTRFVVSDQPISEGIAADANFRGNLNDFILIAGRKEDPDTLFFQRRLVIEGDTEFGLEVKNVIDGVDLDTLPAILKTLLGQLSDFVYKGVRSGQQHSEGIDHVNTYRGSGGHLTN
- a CDS encoding GNAT family N-acetyltransferase translates to MLIRTEAPADILPIDRLLRSLPGKAQDADIVSAAREQGLITLSLVACQDDGEIIGYALFTPLQENGHYQNWQYLALLVVHPEFVQAEKILIEDGLNMLLELGYPACTAYGDSELYRTFGFVPASHFDLNTSGSIEPDNLLIFELAEGVAQQSDELIEMQNPVTLRHILN
- a CDS encoding DNA polymerase III subunit psi — protein: MSFRQQDYLQEMGIQRWILHRPQLVHGVSSQTVDLEDSCQLLIVSPVLPEGKFATLFEKVLKSFSVAADESMYIHPENLHRLGKHALKWVWFAGCQPVEGIAPRQLVSPLLSLIEGNPLHRRELWRQICAYQESDV
- the rimI gene encoding ribosomal protein S18-alanine N-acetyltransferase codes for the protein MKTQIVPVESRHLARIIAIESRAHQFPWKDAMLQNLEGRGAFNFALLVNDEVIGYFYAQNIVGEVTLLNIAVDPDYQGKRYGERLMRYFLDYCEVQKAESVWLEVRESNLSAYALYLKFDFHEVDRRVGYYPARQGREDALIMSYFF
- a CDS encoding efflux RND transporter periplasmic adaptor subunit: MYTPSTLAEHASCDHLGILNIVSEMKRSDVKRSGRKKQKRLPIIVATLFFMVIVGLIMILAAQSHAPLQPVKPGYQPVTVFEATARSYRPVLTLFGTTFPRWQSEVKAQTTGQVTWLDVDAEPGVLVPESQTLVRLETTALQAGVASAHSAVKQAELALEREQHEQTVAVKMLSSDKAPAYARRIPQLAAAKAGLLQAEKLYTNARKQLNDAVIKAPFDAIILSRQVNPSQYVERGQTVFEIAASHVLDIKVPVPERDWRRLQQVLPLAKIEIASQHHRWPASFRYLSPQLDRVTRQRQLILTVSKPFDKSPQLLLHQQVRVYVQLAVSPVAMRIPATALTRDGQVWTVNTDNRLVREDVTLLEEQKRWVWVVFSGEPQRIRHVVVYPLISMLPGQEVMPETSQVEDVQ
- a CDS encoding efflux RND transporter permease subunit codes for the protein MKTLTRWFIDNPVAANLIMVAVIAAGILSFYQLRVESFPQIAPSGLTIEVVYPGGTARQIDQVVTQRIEEAISDIAGIKRIVSQSKEGISLVRVRKTTTTDLNQLIEEVRNRVNAMTNLPLMAERPLVSRDEFTNLAAFVVVSGPESDTALQPVARSIEQALKKNPKISEVENWGRRQPLLVIEPDTEKLRETGLSPGELAGKIQRMSLESRSGFLKSNRGKMILKGDGYADDLIKLKHLVISSSPEGQLTLSDVASVKRDYAVTDSIVRNNGQNAIALLVSTSQRDNLLEVSQAIHHTLALEQRRLPDQVQVSVMADMAPYIQDQLHRLGSNAFQGLLIVLVLLGLFLNLRMAFWVGAGIPFALCGTLAAMNWLDNSINDITLFGFILVLGILVDDAVVVGEGIYSARRRYSNPAKAALHGVHSVSVATIFGVLTTIAAFSPMLWIKNDLARLLAGFSSVVIFALLFSLIESKFILPSHLGNERHRLPEMKWLVRIQNYCQQGLVVFNQKIYRPCLIKALKYPVTTLLGLFALVVLAYGLWATNVIRSGVFPEIPGRYISAKVALQEGASLPLQKKVMSYLEQTALTLNQTLQTQYSLEAKPITNLLAWSDGEGYVEVTAELTQEALTTLPANRILDQWRRESGRIEGAYSVRFSAADEPAGGTSVAVISQDRELAIQAVQALKPVLAGLPGVSDIYDDGNGGQFQARLKLNESGYLAGMTQADLARLAGEDFGQKELYRLLDHGQEIKVVMHYPERLKQTTKQLLSSAVILPDGQSVALGDIATLSFERTPETIYRRHREQVVNLHWKQNRDIQSPEQTIQQLSVVIRHTEERYPGVTIQASGEFEEIGEVQSGFRSALMITVLLIYILLAVPLKSYWQPLLIMSVIPFGFAGAIFGHFLMDIQISVLSMFGMLAMAGIVINDSLVLMTRFNQYYRAGMPLARSLIVTGTSRFRAVFLTTVTTVCGLLPLFNEQAEQAQYLKPAAVSLVFGELFATGVTLILIPVLLGIFTPRIK
- a CDS encoding helix-turn-helix transcriptional regulator, coding for MSEFSGHPYILVPEFALLSSLPAHQVKRFETALALMHSESGQQLCWEQIAEQSAISPYHFHRQFTQVFHETPGQYLSRVRLQRAVSLLLSSPGQKITEVAFATGYSSSQALAKVIKRELGLTARAVRQLAKTGTPDETAALLSRLSHPAGSDSSEYQMAYDLPCERIWYPARHIRKQHRPDFDWDEIIQNWQPSCRKLCCVTPIADLERPWQEMRYTAGVIQESGISSDITLPEGDYFCALVCLTSDVAYIAAIESLFEQAASYGYKIDEGGCLIEQVIEVEPGELGRVTFMFQCLLK
- the prfC gene encoding peptide chain release factor 3, with the translated sequence MADQNFLNEVNKRRTFAIISHPDAGKTTITEKVLLFGQAIQQAGTVKGRGSNQHAKSDWMDMEKERGISITTSVMQFPYHECLVNLLDTPGHEDFSEDTYRTLTAVDSCLMVIDAAKGVEDRTRKLMEVTRLRDTPILTFMNKLDRDIRDPMELLDEVESELNILCAPVTWPIGCGKEFKGVYHLHRDETILYSTGQGHMIQDVRIIKGLDNSELDEAVGESLALQLREELELVVGASNEFDEELFLQGELTPVFFGTALGNFGVDHMLDGLTEWAPSPMPRQANERNVEAQEEKFSGFVFKIQANMDPKHRDRIAFMRVVSGTYSQGMKMNHVRIGKQVSISDAVTFMAGDRARAEHAYAGDIIGLHNHGTIQIGDTFTQGETLKFAGIPNFAPELFRRIRLKDPLKQKQLLKGLVQLSEEGAVQVFRPLQNNDLIVGAVGVLQFDVVVARLKSEYNVEAIYESVNVATARWVECDDVKMFDEFQRKNQSHLALDGGDNLTYIAPTMVNLNLAQERFPDVDFRATREH
- the srmB gene encoding ATP-dependent RNA helicase SrmB, which encodes MIRDFADLDLDPVLLQSLEEMGFSKPTQIQASAIPVALDGNDVLASAPTGTGKTAAFALPAIQYLLDFPRKKPGPARILILTPTRELAMQVTEQVKSLAKYTRLQIFSITGGVQYQEHADLLAATQDIVVATPGRLMEYIESETFDCRAIEWLILDEADRMLDMGFGPVVERLSAECRWRKQSLLFSATLEGHGVENFSARLLKDPQIVQSDPSRRERKKITQWYYRADDLPHKVELLKHILAEQSQKAIVFIKTRERLAELRGMLEKASIECAWLQGEMPQDRRNNAITRFRDGSVNVLLATDVAARGIDIPDISHVINYDLPRSADVFVHRIGRTARAGKKGTAISLVEAHDQPMMDRICRYQKEEIKERFVDGLRPQHKKPVFKKKKKTKASPAKKTGKKSTKRKK